Below is a window of Pseudoalteromonas undina DNA.
ACGGTTTCGCTCGCTAAAGTGTGTATCGAGTACACCGTAACTAAATGTGCCTAAACCCCCAAAGCGGTTGTAAGTTAAACTATCGCTGTTTGAGCGTTCACTTGGGGCATCAATGGCTTGTGCGCCTTCTTTCAATGCCGACAAGCTAGTGCCATTGGTGATCATCACCACATTCCCGGCGTGGGCTTGCCCACCACTTTGCACCGCGGTACCTGCACTTGTTCCAACAATAACAGGGCGAGACTGTAATGCTTTTGTCCAAGGGTAAGGCTGGTTATTTTCATCAAATAATACTTTTCGGGTTAAGCTTTGATCGCCACCATTAAACATCACACCGGTACTGTTTTTTATTAGCTCTACTAAAGCGTCGGTGCCTTTTTTACACAATTTATATTCAGCTTGTGTGCGATCAGGGTAAATATGTTCGCGTTGATATAGCCCCATTTCGGAGTGCCTAAGCGTGGTTAAATCATCACACTTGTTGGTGGTTATTGCTTTAGCAAGCGCAGGGGTTAATGCAAGCCATTGCGAATTTACATTAGGGAAGCTTAGTAATCCTTCGTAAAAATCAGCAGATTCATAAGGGTCTCTACTTGAGGCGGTAATGGCCAGTATACTCGGGTTGGAGTTATTAACTTTTAAACTACCAGATATAAACTGCAAAATCTCTGTCGCCGCCGATTCGCTATTAAGCGCAGTATTTACCTGCTCTTTTAGTCGCTTGTTGTCGCTTTGGATTTGCGCTACTTCAAGCATATCTATTACAAAATTGTATTCTTGATCCGATAAACTATTGAGCTGTTTACTATCAATGTCACGCCATAGCCATAACAACTCTTTTTTCGATAATGTGGGCGATGACTTAGCCTGCATTGTTGCTAAATTTTTAATAGTGTTATTTTTAGCTTGGCTATTTTTACTGGGCCATTGTTGCTTTATTTGGCTAATTTTAGTGTGAGAGAGCGCAAATACATTATGCGTTTTACCCGAGATCTGAGTATTTTTTTCACA
It encodes the following:
- a CDS encoding cyanophycinase, with product MERINLPNKRLVKSRIITAFYSILIAFSLQLSAKEPSQTLVLVGGALTTCASLSPENCEKNTQISGKTHNVFALSHTKISQIKQQWPSKNSQAKNNTIKNLATMQAKSSPTLSKKELLWLWRDIDSKQLNSLSDQEYNFVIDMLEVAQIQSDNKRLKEQVNTALNSESAATEILQFISGSLKVNNSNPSILAITASSRDPYESADFYEGLLSFPNVNSQWLALTPALAKAITTNKCDDLTTLRHSEMGLYQREHIYPDRTQAEYKLCKKGTDALVELIKNSTGVMFNGGDQSLTRKVLFDENNQPYPWTKALQSRPVIVGTSAGTAVQSGGQAHAGNVVMITNGTSLSALKEGAQAIDAPSERSNSDSLTYNRFGGLGTFSYGVLDTHFSERNRTLRLGTLLDDLSANQDQPTFGFGVDETTALVVIKSEAGNLMTVIGKNGVVMVKSTEQAQAETKTKTYSYSYWPVGSVIDIKNNDFTLSQRSISQALPAIKIPPLPVQRFGSILTDAKLRSLTQAMCLSQEQTAVGQQDEFIISLSTTPESAYHRISAAQYGCAVSNLEIAVSTF